In one window of Streptomyces sp. FXJ1.172 DNA:
- a CDS encoding ATP-binding protein encodes MDNHGRGDGPRPAGGAERPPDPLPYEGVWRFTAPAVDASVPQARHAVRDLLLRQGVPVSDELVHGLLLIVSELVTNAVRHAALLSPVLAVEVAVGAEWVRVSVEDNHPYRPTALEADHGQTGGRGLLLVREVAREAGGAVDVEHTASGGKVIWAALPLKPPALP; translated from the coding sequence ATGGACAACCACGGGCGCGGGGACGGCCCGCGCCCAGCGGGGGGCGCCGAGCGGCCGCCCGACCCACTGCCGTACGAGGGCGTCTGGCGGTTCACCGCTCCCGCCGTGGACGCCTCGGTCCCGCAGGCCCGGCACGCCGTGAGGGACCTGCTGCTGCGCCAGGGCGTACCGGTCTCCGACGAGCTGGTCCACGGCCTGCTGCTGATCGTCTCCGAGCTGGTCACCAACGCGGTCCGGCACGCGGCGCTGCTGTCGCCGGTGCTGGCCGTGGAGGTCGCCGTCGGAGCCGAGTGGGTGCGGGTGTCCGTGGAGGACAACCATCCCTACCGGCCGACCGCCCTTGAGGCCGACCACGGCCAGACCGGCGGCCGGGGCCTGCTGCTGGTGCGTGAGGTGGCGCGGGAGGCGGGCGGCGCGGTGGACGTGGAGCACACCGCGAGCGGCGGCAAGGTGATCTGGGCCGCCCTGCCGCTCAAGCCCCCGGCACTGCCGTAG
- the idi gene encoding isopentenyl-diphosphate Delta-isomerase, protein MPITPATATHSSSEGTAEAILLELVDEKGVTTGTAEKLAAHQPPGQLHRAFSVFLFDEQGRLLLQQRALGKYHSPGVWSNTCCGHPFPGEAPFAAAARRTFEELGVSPSLLAEAGTVRYNHPDPASGLVEQEFNHLFVGLVQAPLAPDADEVAQAAFVTAAELAERHARDPFSAWFMTVLDAARPAIRELTGPSAGW, encoded by the coding sequence ATGCCGATCACACCTGCCACCGCGACGCACAGCTCGTCGGAGGGCACCGCAGAGGCGATTTTGCTGGAACTGGTCGACGAGAAGGGTGTGACGACCGGTACGGCGGAGAAGCTGGCCGCCCACCAGCCGCCCGGACAGCTGCACCGCGCGTTCTCGGTGTTCCTCTTCGACGAGCAGGGCCGGCTGCTCCTCCAGCAGCGGGCGCTCGGCAAGTACCACTCCCCCGGCGTGTGGTCCAACACCTGCTGCGGACACCCCTTCCCGGGCGAGGCGCCGTTCGCGGCGGCCGCCCGGCGCACCTTCGAGGAGCTGGGCGTGTCGCCGTCGCTGCTTGCGGAGGCGGGCACGGTCCGCTACAACCACCCGGACCCCGCCTCGGGCCTGGTCGAGCAGGAGTTCAACCACCTGTTCGTCGGCCTGGTGCAGGCCCCGCTCGCGCCGGATGCGGACGAGGTCGCCCAGGCCGCCTTCGTGACGGCGGCCGAGCTGGCGGAGCGGCATGCCCGCGACCCGTTCTCGGCCTGGTTCATGACCGTGCTGGATGCCGCCCGTCCCGCGATCAGGGAGCTGACCGGGCCGTCCGCGGGCTGGTGA
- a CDS encoding cation diffusion facilitator family transporter, producing the protein MGAGHDHGHAHSHAPATGTAAAAYRGRLRIALGITLTIMVVEIVGGLAADSLALIADAAHMATDAVGLGMALLAIHFANRPPSTNRTFGYARAEILAALANCVLLLGVGGYVLYEAIERFMTPAQTHGGLMVVFGLIGLVANSISLSLLMRGQQESLNVRGAFLEVAADALGSFAVLVSAVVILTTGWQRADPVASLVIGLMIVPRTLKLLRETLDVLLEAAPKDVDMTEVRTHILALDGVEDVHDLHAWTITSGMPVLSAHVVVSSDVLSAIGHEKMLHELQGCLGDHFDVEHCTFQLEPGGHAEHEARLCH; encoded by the coding sequence ATGGGGGCAGGGCACGACCACGGGCACGCGCACAGTCATGCGCCGGCCACGGGTACGGCCGCGGCGGCGTACCGCGGGCGGCTGCGGATCGCGCTGGGCATCACCCTCACGATCATGGTGGTCGAGATCGTCGGCGGCCTGGCCGCGGACTCGCTCGCGCTGATCGCGGACGCGGCGCACATGGCGACCGACGCGGTGGGCCTCGGCATGGCCCTGCTCGCGATCCACTTCGCGAACCGCCCGCCGAGCACGAACCGCACCTTCGGCTACGCCCGCGCCGAGATCCTCGCCGCCCTGGCCAACTGCGTCCTGCTGCTCGGGGTCGGCGGCTATGTGCTGTACGAGGCGATCGAGCGGTTCATGACACCCGCCCAGACCCACGGCGGGCTGATGGTCGTGTTCGGTCTGATCGGCCTGGTCGCGAACTCGATCTCGCTGTCCCTGCTGATGCGCGGGCAGCAGGAGAGCCTGAACGTGCGCGGCGCCTTCCTCGAGGTGGCCGCCGACGCGCTCGGCTCGTTCGCGGTGCTGGTCTCGGCGGTCGTCATCCTGACCACCGGCTGGCAGCGGGCCGACCCGGTGGCCTCGCTGGTCATCGGGCTGATGATCGTGCCGAGGACGCTGAAGCTGCTGCGCGAGACGCTGGACGTCCTGCTCGAGGCGGCCCCGAAGGACGTCGACATGACCGAGGTGCGCACCCACATCCTCGCCCTGGACGGCGTGGAGGACGTCCACGACCTGCACGCCTGGACGATCACCTCGGGCATGCCGGTGCTGTCGGCGCACGTGGTGGTCAGCTCGGACGTGCTGAGCGCCATCGGCCACGAGAAGATGCTGCACGAGCTGCAGGGCTGCCTCGGCGACCACTTCGACGTGGAGCACTGCACCTTCCAGCTGGAGCCGGGCGGGCACGCGGAGCACGAGGCACGCCTGTGCCACTGA
- the galE gene encoding UDP-glucose 4-epimerase GalE, translating into MTWLITGGAGYIGAHVARAMAGAGESVVALDDLSAAVPARLPADVPLVGGSTLDGARLKRVLAEYGVTGVVHLAARKQVGESVAEPTRYYRENVGGLATLLDAVAEAGIRRLVFSSSAAVYGNPDVDLITEDTPCVPVNPYGETKLAGEWLVRAAGRAHGISTVCLRYFNVAGAAAPELADTGVFNIVPMVFDRLTRDEAPRIFGDDYPTPDGTCVRDYIHVADLADAHLAAARRLAGGDLSGDLTLNIGRGEGVSVRELITVIGEVTGDHREPVVEGRRPGDAPRAVASAGRAERELAWRARRDVREMVTSAWQGWQLHRSA; encoded by the coding sequence ATGACATGGTTGATCACCGGCGGAGCCGGATACATCGGGGCGCACGTGGCACGGGCCATGGCCGGCGCCGGGGAGAGCGTCGTGGCGCTGGACGACCTGTCGGCGGCGGTGCCCGCGCGGCTGCCCGCCGACGTGCCGCTCGTCGGGGGCTCGACGCTGGACGGGGCCCGGCTGAAGCGGGTCCTGGCGGAGTACGGCGTCACGGGCGTCGTGCATCTCGCGGCGCGCAAGCAGGTCGGGGAGTCGGTCGCCGAGCCCACCCGTTACTACCGGGAGAACGTCGGCGGCCTCGCCACGCTGCTGGACGCGGTGGCCGAGGCCGGGATCCGGCGGCTGGTGTTCTCCTCGTCGGCGGCCGTGTACGGCAATCCGGACGTGGACCTGATCACCGAGGACACCCCCTGTGTCCCGGTGAACCCCTACGGCGAGACCAAGCTGGCCGGGGAGTGGCTGGTACGGGCGGCGGGGCGGGCACACGGGATCTCCACGGTGTGCCTGCGCTATTTCAACGTGGCGGGCGCGGCGGCGCCGGAGCTGGCGGACACGGGCGTGTTCAACATCGTGCCGATGGTCTTCGACCGGCTCACCCGTGACGAGGCCCCGCGGATCTTCGGGGACGACTATCCGACCCCGGACGGCACCTGCGTCCGGGACTACATCCACGTGGCCGATCTCGCCGACGCGCACCTGGCGGCGGCCCGGCGGCTCGCCGGCGGTGACCTGTCCGGGGACCTGACGCTGAACATCGGGCGCGGCGAGGGCGTCTCGGTGCGGGAGCTGATCACGGTCATCGGGGAGGTCACCGGGGACCACCGGGAGCCCGTGGTGGAGGGGCGCCGGCCGGGGGACGCGCCGCGCGCGGTCGCCTCGGCCGGGCGGGCCGAGCGGGAGCTGGCCTGGCGGGCCCGGCGCGATGTGCGCGAGATGGTCACCTCGGCCTGGCAGGGCTGGCAACTGCACCGCTCCGCCTGA